One window from the genome of Thalassospira xiamenensis M-5 = DSM 17429 encodes:
- a CDS encoding PepSY-associated TM helix domain-containing protein, producing MPNASAHAKNAPKGTSSLYRAVWRWHFYAGLFVLPFMILLAVTGAAYLFRDEIDDWVYSDLKFVNVLDVPPLPISTQVDAVRYFVGDKPVKIITPTSPDRSTEIVIATSAGDRRSVYVDPYTGLVLGSMPDRGTIMWLIRRIHSLAEFGTVTNYLIEIAAGWSILLVVTGTYLWWPRDNQSGGVLTVRDTPARRRWWRDAHAVTGIFVGFFIVFLAATGMFWSVFWGKYANEFANGTPSGYPSGVRVDVPLSSVPMIKAFGETGWTTENAQIPLSIDGTSTANGGTPTPFGIDAAVAKFAELGIAPGYAISLPSSETGVYSASIYPDDLSQQRVIHLDQYSGRPLIDMGYQDYGIFGRIMEWAINVHMGQEYGVINQIVLMIVCTAIVFMAVSGGMMWWKRRPAGSLGIPPLPRRTKSLIGVTVILGIGGIIYPVVGVSMLVIWFLDWLFVARPARSLRVA from the coding sequence ATGCCAAACGCATCGGCTCATGCCAAAAATGCGCCAAAAGGGACAAGCAGCCTCTATCGCGCTGTCTGGCGCTGGCATTTCTATGCCGGACTTTTTGTTCTGCCTTTTATGATTCTTCTGGCCGTCACTGGTGCAGCCTATCTTTTCCGTGACGAAATCGATGACTGGGTCTATTCCGACCTGAAATTCGTCAATGTTCTGGATGTACCGCCACTTCCGATCAGCACACAGGTTGATGCCGTGCGCTATTTCGTCGGGGACAAACCGGTCAAAATCATCACGCCGACCTCGCCGGACCGTAGCACCGAAATCGTCATTGCCACATCGGCTGGTGATCGCCGGTCGGTTTATGTCGATCCCTATACCGGGCTGGTGCTGGGATCGATGCCAGATCGCGGCACGATCATGTGGCTGATCCGCCGCATTCACAGTCTGGCCGAATTTGGTACCGTTACCAATTACCTGATCGAAATCGCCGCGGGATGGAGCATCCTTCTGGTCGTGACAGGCACCTATCTTTGGTGGCCGCGTGACAATCAAAGCGGCGGCGTTCTAACCGTGCGCGATACCCCGGCGCGTCGGCGCTGGTGGCGCGATGCCCATGCGGTTACCGGCATTTTCGTTGGCTTCTTTATCGTGTTTCTGGCCGCGACCGGCATGTTCTGGTCAGTATTCTGGGGCAAATATGCCAACGAATTCGCCAATGGTACGCCGAGCGGCTATCCATCGGGTGTTCGCGTCGATGTGCCCCTTTCGTCCGTCCCGATGATCAAGGCTTTTGGTGAAACCGGCTGGACTACCGAAAACGCCCAGATCCCGTTATCGATTGATGGCACATCAACTGCCAATGGTGGCACACCAACTCCGTTTGGCATAGATGCCGCCGTGGCAAAGTTCGCGGAACTTGGCATTGCACCCGGCTATGCGATTTCATTGCCAAGCAGTGAAACCGGTGTTTACAGCGCATCAATTTATCCCGATGACCTGTCCCAGCAGCGCGTCATTCATCTGGACCAATATTCAGGTCGACCGTTGATTGATATGGGATATCAGGACTACGGCATCTTTGGCCGCATCATGGAATGGGCGATCAATGTCCATATGGGTCAGGAATACGGGGTGATCAACCAGATTGTGCTGATGATTGTCTGTACCGCGATTGTCTTTATGGCTGTATCTGGCGGGATGATGTGGTGGAAACGCCGCCCGGCCGGATCGCTGGGCATACCGCCCTTGCCGCGCCGGACAAAAAGCCTGATCGGGGTGACGGTGATCCTTGGGATTGGCGGAATCATTTACCCGGTCGTCGGTGTATCCATGCTGGTGATCTGGTTCCTGGACTGGCTGTTTGTGGCCCGCCCCGCCCGGTCATTGCGCGTGGCCTGA
- a CDS encoding DUF2946 family protein, giving the protein MIRTRQIYSALRRSLSVAVACFLLANALMFGFMHAPVALANTPAAVGGNADQNFIPLIICTANGIKTISVPAGATEEGGSSPHSSAYEGFQCAICGLGNHAVGLPVEPELPLIHRVRMSNAVTALHITARLHDFCPIAASPRAPPFPV; this is encoded by the coding sequence GTGATCAGAACCCGCCAGATATATTCGGCACTCAGACGCAGCCTGTCGGTTGCTGTCGCGTGCTTTTTGCTGGCAAACGCCCTGATGTTCGGCTTTATGCATGCGCCGGTCGCGCTTGCCAATACCCCGGCCGCTGTCGGTGGCAACGCCGATCAGAACTTTATCCCGCTTATCATCTGTACCGCCAATGGCATCAAGACGATATCTGTCCCGGCTGGTGCAACAGAAGAAGGCGGTTCTTCCCCTCATTCCAGTGCCTATGAAGGATTCCAATGCGCGATTTGCGGCCTTGGCAATCATGCGGTCGGCCTGCCCGTCGAACCGGAATTGCCATTGATCCATCGCGTGCGAATGTCCAATGCGGTCACCGCCCTTCATATCACGGCACGCCTGCATGATTTCTGTCCGATTGCGGCATCGCCCCGCGCCCCGCCCTTTCCCGTCTGA
- a CDS encoding heavy metal translocating P-type ATPase: protein MHAYQHGGVPEQKTPIWSAVRLNRAVLILTVVGIVTHFALIPVSISVPVFGHAAMDWPLFAVIALGGGVLIFEIVQKALARDFGADFLAVIAFVTGVVLGEYLAAALIILMLSGGQVLEAFAMRKASSALNALADRMPRVAHRKDGENITDISLDDIVVGDLIAIFPHDTAPVDGVVVDGHGAMDESYLTGEPFVVAKAPGASVLSGAINGDAVLVIRAERLSSESRYAQIMQVMQEAEQKRPKIRRIGDQIGAWFAPFALLVAFIAWYLSGDSVRFLAVLVVATPCPLLIAIPITIMSAISMAARRGIVISDPTVLERLPTCKTAIFDKTGTLTYGRPELVEVLPASGHGANEVLRLAASLERYSKHPLATAVLAAAESRKLALGDVARVSEKPGQGLVGAVDGQEIAVTHRKKLIASDPAMAEILPPDVSGLECVIMIDGAYGATLRFHDSPRADGRNFVGHLGPVHNFNKVMLLSGDRASEVSHLSKLLGIDESLASQSPEQKVEIVRRETALAPTLFMGDGINDAPALAVATVGIAFGKHSSVTAEAAGAVIPESSLQAVDELFHISMTMRRILLQSVIGGMVLSIFAMGFAAFGYISPVAGAVLQEGIDVIAIVNALRLALAGNIRADLVGDEKQIS, encoded by the coding sequence ATGCATGCCTATCAGCACGGTGGTGTGCCAGAACAGAAAACGCCCATATGGTCTGCGGTTCGTCTTAACCGGGCGGTTCTGATTTTGACCGTTGTCGGCATTGTCACCCATTTTGCCTTGATACCGGTTTCGATCTCTGTACCGGTTTTCGGGCATGCCGCGATGGATTGGCCGCTTTTTGCAGTGATTGCACTGGGCGGCGGGGTTCTGATTTTTGAAATCGTGCAAAAGGCGCTTGCCCGGGATTTCGGTGCGGATTTTCTGGCGGTGATTGCCTTTGTCACCGGTGTGGTGTTGGGCGAATATCTGGCGGCGGCGCTGATTATCCTGATGCTGAGCGGTGGGCAGGTTCTTGAAGCATTTGCCATGCGCAAGGCATCTTCGGCGTTAAATGCGCTTGCCGATCGGATGCCGCGTGTGGCGCATCGCAAAGACGGCGAAAACATTACCGACATCAGCCTTGATGACATCGTGGTCGGTGATCTGATTGCGATTTTCCCGCATGATACTGCCCCGGTCGATGGGGTGGTCGTCGATGGTCATGGCGCCATGGATGAAAGTTACCTGACCGGGGAGCCGTTTGTTGTGGCCAAGGCACCAGGGGCATCGGTGCTTTCAGGTGCGATCAACGGAGATGCGGTTCTGGTCATTCGGGCGGAGAGGCTTTCAAGTGAGTCACGCTATGCCCAAATCATGCAGGTCATGCAGGAAGCCGAACAGAAACGCCCGAAAATTCGCCGGATCGGGGATCAGATCGGGGCGTGGTTCGCCCCGTTTGCTTTGTTGGTTGCTTTTATCGCTTGGTATCTGAGCGGTGATTCCGTGCGGTTTCTGGCAGTCCTGGTCGTGGCAACGCCTTGTCCGCTTTTGATTGCCATTCCGATCACGATTATGAGCGCGATTTCCATGGCCGCCAGACGGGGCATCGTGATCAGCGATCCGACGGTTCTGGAACGGTTACCGACATGTAAAACGGCAATTTTTGATAAAACCGGAACACTGACATATGGCCGACCTGAACTGGTCGAAGTTCTGCCCGCCAGCGGTCATGGCGCGAACGAGGTTTTGCGCCTGGCCGCCAGTCTTGAACGGTATTCAAAACATCCGCTGGCAACCGCGGTGCTGGCAGCGGCAGAAAGCCGCAAACTGGCGCTTGGCGATGTGGCTCGAGTATCAGAAAAGCCCGGGCAGGGGCTGGTCGGGGCGGTGGATGGTCAGGAGATTGCGGTGACCCACCGCAAAAAGCTGATCGCAAGTGACCCGGCCATGGCCGAAATCCTGCCGCCAGATGTCAGCGGACTTGAATGCGTGATCATGATTGATGGTGCCTATGGTGCGACATTGCGTTTCCACGATAGCCCGCGTGCCGATGGCAGGAATTTCGTCGGGCATCTCGGGCCGGTTCATAATTTCAACAAGGTCATGCTGCTGTCGGGGGATCGCGCAAGCGAGGTCAGTCATCTTTCAAAGCTGCTTGGCATTGATGAGAGTCTTGCCTCACAAAGTCCGGAGCAAAAGGTTGAAATCGTGCGACGCGAAACGGCGCTTGCGCCCACGCTTTTCATGGGGGATGGCATTAATGATGCGCCCGCGCTGGCGGTGGCAACCGTTGGTATCGCCTTTGGTAAACACAGTTCTGTAACGGCCGAGGCCGCCGGTGCCGTGATCCCCGAAAGTTCGCTTCAGGCGGTTGACGAACTGTTTCACATCAGCATGACCATGCGGCGCATTCTGCTGCAAAGTGTGATCGGTGGCATGGTGTTATCGATCTTTGCCATGGGCTTTGCCGCCTTTGGCTACATCAGTCCGGTTGCTGGTGCCGTGCTGCAGGAGGGGATTGATGTCATTGCGATCGTCAATGCCTTGCGCCTTGCCCTGGCGGGCAATATCCGCGCCGATCTTGTTGGGGATGAAAAGCAGATATCCTGA
- a CDS encoding HdeD family acid-resistance protein, translated as MTLVVNDGTPEMRALLEKGRKRLRTVGIVLLLLGILAVAFPFATTIAFKTVIGWLFIIGAVGHFYGAWNADTPTRRWIDVVQGVLFALVGGWLAFFPLTGIVTLTVLLAIAFILQGLLELAMAFRLSQFPGWKWMLFSGGIAVLAGVLIFVELPSAATWAIGLLLGINLISSGLSYLMVSMAMRTVTKS; from the coding sequence ATGACACTCGTTGTAAATGACGGCACGCCGGAAATGCGCGCACTTCTGGAAAAGGGACGCAAACGGCTTCGGACTGTCGGGATCGTTCTGCTTTTGCTGGGTATTCTTGCCGTCGCCTTCCCGTTTGCCACGACGATTGCGTTTAAAACCGTGATCGGCTGGTTGTTTATCATCGGGGCTGTCGGGCATTTTTACGGCGCGTGGAATGCCGATACACCAACGCGCCGCTGGATCGATGTGGTGCAAGGCGTTCTGTTCGCGCTTGTCGGCGGGTGGCTGGCCTTTTTCCCGCTGACCGGGATTGTGACCCTGACCGTGTTACTGGCAATTGCCTTTATCCTGCAAGGATTGCTTGAACTTGCCATGGCGTTCCGCCTCAGCCAGTTTCCCGGCTGGAAATGGATGCTGTTTTCCGGCGGTATCGCAGTGCTTGCCGGTGTTTTAATATTCGTGGAATTGCCAAGTGCTGCCACTTGGGCGATTGGATTGTTGCTTGGGATTAATCTGATTTCGTCAGGTTTGAGCTATCTGATGGTGTCAATGGCAATGCGAACGGTTACCAAGAGCTAA
- a CDS encoding glycosyltransferase, with translation MHILLMTYGTRGDIQPFIALAYGLQQTGHMVTLAAPGRFQSLVQQHGLAFAPLTDALINLTNKPQFANASNPGTGFLKKISSIVKLRAQGRDLQGALLDDIFETINRLRPDKIVFHPKAFGALAIADHFAIPAILAQLIPALIPTRAYPHIGFPNMADCQKYNLLTGKLVKGLVNLSLRNSLRDWASKRHKAIPYQKFDILKSQKFGAITVLNAYSNAIIARPNDWPKKAAVTGYWFVNDALYEPSTEMTSFIKNSQKLIYIGFGSMPATNPQKTAQMLIDAVKQANVQAIIATGWGGIASGVDWPSNIYAVREVPHEWMFKHVKTAIHHGGAGTCAATLRAGCPSIIVPFFGDQPFWAKRLYTIGVAHQLIPSSKLDAKCLASAISDILATPQVHETAKRIAKQISHENGVATAVDLILNGTEIAA, from the coding sequence ATGCATATCTTGTTGATGACCTATGGCACACGCGGCGACATCCAGCCCTTCATTGCTTTGGCGTACGGGTTACAACAAACCGGCCATATGGTTACACTTGCCGCCCCCGGGCGCTTCCAATCGTTAGTACAACAACACGGCCTCGCATTTGCGCCCTTAACAGATGCGTTAATAAATCTGACCAACAAACCACAATTTGCGAATGCGTCAAATCCGGGCACCGGATTCCTAAAGAAAATAAGCAGTATCGTAAAATTGCGTGCGCAAGGAAGAGACCTTCAAGGTGCGCTTCTTGATGATATTTTTGAAACCATTAATAGGCTCAGGCCAGACAAAATAGTATTTCATCCAAAAGCCTTTGGCGCCTTGGCAATTGCTGATCATTTTGCAATCCCAGCCATTCTGGCCCAGTTGATACCAGCACTTATTCCAACTCGTGCCTATCCGCATATCGGCTTTCCCAATATGGCGGATTGCCAGAAATATAACCTTCTGACAGGGAAGCTTGTGAAGGGGTTGGTTAATCTGTCGTTGCGCAACAGCCTCCGCGATTGGGCATCAAAACGGCATAAAGCCATCCCGTATCAGAAATTTGATATCCTAAAATCACAAAAGTTCGGAGCCATCACGGTTCTAAACGCCTATAGCAACGCCATCATAGCGCGCCCAAATGACTGGCCGAAAAAAGCTGCTGTCACGGGCTATTGGTTTGTAAATGATGCTTTGTACGAGCCAAGCACCGAAATGACGAGCTTTATCAAAAACAGTCAAAAACTGATCTATATCGGGTTTGGCTCCATGCCCGCCACCAATCCGCAAAAGACCGCCCAAATGTTGATTGATGCGGTCAAACAGGCAAATGTCCAGGCAATCATTGCAACCGGTTGGGGCGGCATTGCTTCCGGTGTTGATTGGCCATCCAACATTTATGCCGTTCGGGAAGTACCACACGAATGGATGTTCAAACATGTAAAGACCGCCATACATCATGGGGGGGCCGGAACGTGTGCAGCAACATTACGGGCGGGATGTCCATCCATTATTGTACCGTTCTTTGGCGATCAACCATTCTGGGCCAAACGGCTTTACACGATCGGCGTTGCCCACCAGTTGATCCCCTCATCGAAGCTTGATGCAAAATGTCTTGCCAGCGCCATAAGCGACATTCTGGCAACACCACAGGTTCACGAAACAGCAAAACGAATTGCCAAACAAATTTCGCATGAAAACGGTGTTGCTACGGCGGTTGATCTGATCCTGAACGGCACAGAAATCGCAGCTTAG
- a CDS encoding ATP-dependent DNA helicase, translated as MFDDRSDPTPKFMPPDAPVMVVGLRHAVFLSPDGEIEELPHGAAAKRARSQRPILVHTPASARRMKCDPFPAHDLLELFAFVRPAQFCVPTPRGLAMATGQRACDDLIGQAEALAEAMKRLLQELATLPREKRARALSIAWPMARGHWMWGVPVLAALGADGDGPHKFAVYEGLKVWKKMGEWAEHAPPPPPGNNPVDPKDARERLKKLLGEGAEERPQQADYASAVCSAFAPRTAEGTPNIVLAEAGTGTGKTLGYVAPASIWAQKNDGAVWISTYTRNLQRQIDQELNRLYDDPKDKRLKAVVRKGRENYLCLLNFEEAQRPLAQQPHQAIPLGLMARWASQTRDGDMVGGDFPAWLTELIGSRFTSALADQRGECIYAACPHYSRCFVEKTVRRARSAEIVVANHALVMVQAALGGLDDASMPTRYVFDEGHHLFDAADKAFSAHLTGQEGAELRRWLLGAENKGQSRARGLKQRLETLIMDRDELRDAVNAVIVAAQCLPEQGWLMRIHDGAEHAKGPAELFLAHVRAQVMARAAEGDRGYSIETDCKPAIDPVLASAADLDRALAALEKPAKALIKIIAHMLDEKADELESAERQRLDAAIRSLERRAIMQVAAWRGMLESLVDATPPEFVDWFAIERQFGRDFDVGMHRHHIDPTLPLTAALAPSAHGLVITSATLRDGTGDEMFDWGVAEDRTGASHMPMPAIRAAMKSPYDYAKQTKVFIINDLGRDNPDHVAAAYRELFLASGGGALGLFTAINRLRAVYERLTGPLDDAGLQLLAQHIDGMDVSTLIDIFRVERDACLLGTDAVRDGVDVPGDSLRLIVFDRVPWPRPDILHRARKAAFHGARYDDMLTRLRMKQAFGRLVRRAEDRGVFVLLDNRMPSRLLGAFPDDVNVQRVGMREAIEQTRAFLRPNADNGNLLK; from the coding sequence ATGTTCGATGATCGTTCTGATCCCACGCCCAAATTCATGCCACCCGACGCACCCGTCATGGTCGTCGGATTGCGGCATGCTGTCTTTCTATCGCCCGACGGGGAAATAGAAGAACTGCCGCATGGCGCAGCCGCCAAACGCGCACGGTCCCAACGCCCGATCCTTGTGCATACCCCGGCATCGGCACGGCGGATGAAATGCGATCCGTTTCCGGCCCATGACCTGTTGGAACTGTTTGCCTTTGTCCGCCCGGCGCAGTTTTGCGTCCCCACCCCGCGCGGGCTTGCCATGGCGACAGGGCAACGGGCTTGCGATGATCTGATCGGACAGGCCGAAGCGTTGGCCGAGGCGATGAAACGATTGTTGCAGGAACTTGCCACCCTGCCGCGTGAAAAGCGCGCACGTGCGCTTTCCATTGCATGGCCGATGGCACGCGGGCATTGGATGTGGGGCGTGCCGGTTCTGGCCGCCCTTGGTGCCGATGGCGACGGCCCGCATAAATTTGCCGTCTATGAAGGTCTTAAGGTCTGGAAGAAAATGGGCGAATGGGCGGAACATGCCCCGCCGCCGCCGCCCGGCAACAATCCGGTCGATCCAAAGGATGCCCGTGAACGGCTGAAAAAGCTTCTGGGCGAAGGGGCAGAAGAACGCCCGCAACAGGCCGATTATGCATCCGCCGTCTGTTCGGCCTTCGCGCCACGCACTGCCGAAGGCACACCCAATATCGTCCTGGCCGAGGCAGGGACCGGGACGGGCAAGACGCTGGGCTATGTTGCCCCGGCCTCGATCTGGGCACAAAAGAATGACGGGGCGGTTTGGATTTCAACCTATACCCGCAACCTGCAACGTCAGATTGATCAGGAACTAAACCGTCTTTATGACGATCCCAAGGACAAACGCCTGAAGGCGGTCGTGCGCAAGGGCCGCGAAAATTACCTTTGCCTTCTGAATTTCGAAGAAGCCCAAAGACCGCTGGCGCAACAGCCCCATCAGGCGATCCCGCTGGGTCTTATGGCGCGCTGGGCATCGCAAACGCGCGATGGCGATATGGTCGGCGGTGATTTCCCGGCATGGCTGACCGAACTGATCGGTAGCCGGTTTACCAGTGCGCTTGCCGATCAGCGCGGCGAATGCATTTATGCCGCCTGCCCGCATTATTCGCGCTGCTTTGTTGAAAAAACCGTGCGCCGGGCGCGGTCGGCCGAAATCGTGGTCGCCAATCATGCGCTGGTGATGGTGCAGGCCGCCCTTGGCGGGCTTGACGACGCATCGATGCCCACACGTTATGTCTTTGACGAGGGACATCATCTTTTTGATGCCGCCGACAAAGCCTTTTCCGCCCATCTGACCGGGCAGGAAGGGGCAGAATTACGCCGCTGGTTATTGGGTGCGGAAAACAAGGGCCAGTCGCGCGCACGTGGGCTTAAACAACGGCTTGAAACCCTGATCATGGATCGGGACGAACTTCGTGATGCGGTCAATGCCGTGATTGTCGCCGCCCAATGCCTGCCCGAACAGGGCTGGCTGATGCGCATTCATGACGGGGCCGAACATGCCAAGGGCCCGGCGGAATTGTTCCTTGCCCATGTCCGGGCACAGGTGATGGCGCGTGCCGCTGAAGGCGACCGGGGTTATTCGATTGAAACCGACTGCAAACCGGCGATTGACCCGGTTCTGGCCAGTGCCGCCGATCTTGACCGCGCCTTGGCCGCCCTTGAAAAACCGGCCAAGGCCCTGATCAAGATCATCGCCCATATGCTGGATGAAAAAGCCGACGAGCTTGAAAGTGCCGAACGCCAACGCCTTGATGCCGCAATCCGGTCGCTTGAACGGCGTGCGATCATGCAGGTTGCCGCATGGCGCGGGATGCTTGAAAGCCTTGTCGATGCCACCCCGCCGGAATTTGTCGACTGGTTTGCCATCGAACGGCAGTTTGGCCGCGATTTCGATGTCGGCATGCACCGCCATCATATCGACCCCACATTGCCCCTGACCGCGGCCCTGGCACCCTCCGCCCATGGATTGGTGATCACGTCGGCCACGCTCCGCGATGGCACAGGCGATGAGATGTTTGACTGGGGTGTTGCCGAAGATCGCACCGGGGCATCGCATATGCCGATGCCTGCGATCCGGGCGGCGATGAAAAGCCCCTATGACTATGCCAAACAGACCAAGGTTTTCATCATCAATGACCTTGGCCGTGATAACCCCGATCATGTGGCGGCGGCCTATCGCGAATTGTTTCTGGCGTCCGGCGGCGGTGCACTTGGCCTGTTTACCGCAATCAACCGTTTGCGTGCGGTTTACGAACGCCTGACCGGGCCGCTTGACGATGCCGGGTTGCAGCTTCTGGCACAGCATATTGACGGTATGGATGTGTCAACCCTGATCGATATTTTCCGGGTGGAACGCGATGCCTGTCTGCTTGGAACCGATGCGGTGCGCGACGGGGTTGATGTGCCGGGTGACAGCCTTCGCCTGATCGTGTTTGATCGCGTGCCATGGCCCCGCCCCGATATCCTGCACCGGGCGCGCAAGGCCGCATTTCATGGTGCGAGATACGACGACATGCTGACGCGCCTTCGGATGAAGCAGGCCTTTGGTCGCCTTGTTCGCCGCGCGGAAGACCGTGGGGTATTTGTGCTGCTTGATAACCGGATGCCGTCGCGATTGCTGGGTGCATTCCCCGACGATGTCAATGTCCAACGGGTCGGCATGCGCGAAGCGATTGAACAGACACGGGCGTTTTTAAGGCCAAACGCCGACAATGGAAATCTGCTAAAGTAA
- a CDS encoding AraC family transcriptional regulator encodes MIKSTQYFWRDDALPFVELRRVVDGRAVCSERHSHDTFSIGTVNGGYSTYWNRGRTHETQAGAVVILNPEDVHGCNPVKGADWRYDMLFVDPEWILDLQIEIDADAAGKFAGFSDTLSHNPRLYDGLSDLADILINQDIDVLGKETAMVSFFGDLHVQLDRRGVLDGGIGSVNDRKMIRVGEYIRAHFDETISLDELARQAGYSRSYLVRAFKKAHGMTPYAYLINCRVQKARHALKRGERIVDVALDCGFADQAHFQRVFKRLMATTPRHYAMAHVA; translated from the coding sequence ATGATCAAATCCACTCAATATTTCTGGCGCGACGACGCCTTGCCGTTTGTTGAATTGCGGCGTGTGGTGGACGGGCGGGCGGTTTGTTCCGAGCGTCACAGCCACGATACCTTTTCCATTGGCACGGTGAATGGCGGGTACAGTACCTATTGGAACCGGGGCAGAACCCATGAAACGCAGGCCGGTGCCGTGGTGATCCTGAACCCCGAGGATGTGCATGGCTGCAATCCGGTCAAGGGGGCGGACTGGCGCTATGACATGCTGTTTGTTGATCCCGAATGGATTCTGGATTTGCAGATCGAAATTGATGCCGATGCGGCGGGAAAGTTCGCGGGGTTTTCCGATACGCTCAGTCACAATCCGCGTCTTTATGACGGTCTTTCCGATCTGGCCGATATCCTGATCAATCAGGACATTGATGTGTTGGGCAAGGAAACGGCAATGGTGTCGTTCTTTGGTGATCTGCATGTGCAGCTTGACCGGCGTGGCGTGCTGGATGGCGGGATCGGGTCGGTCAATGACCGCAAGATGATCCGGGTGGGCGAGTATATTCGTGCCCATTTTGACGAGACTATCAGTCTGGATGAGCTGGCCCGGCAGGCGGGCTATTCGCGATCCTATCTGGTGCGGGCGTTCAAAAAGGCACATGGCATGACGCCCTATGCCTATCTGATCAATTGCCGGGTGCAGAAAGCACGCCATGCGCTTAAACGTGGGGAGCGGATTGTTGACGTTGCCCTTGATTGCGGCTTTGCCGATCAGGCGCATTTTCAACGGGTTTTCAAGCGCCTGATGGCGACCACGCCGCGCCATTATGCGATGGCGCATGTCGCCTGA
- a CDS encoding LysE family translocator, translating into MLAAAPSLYLSMATFALAASITPGPVNILILSSGVHYGFRPSLRLVFGATSGFCLILLLIGLGLHELLVIFPNLTTVIQWAGVAFLLFMAFKLATTSGELGKTRADKGPSMITGALLQWVNPKAWLAAVAGMGAYAANGAPALVWEFTVLYFAVCFASVACWAYAGAFLGRFLNDAAHIRLFNRIMALLLVASAAYLIIT; encoded by the coding sequence ATGCTTGCCGCCGCCCCAAGCCTTTATCTGTCGATGGCTACCTTCGCGCTTGCCGCCTCGATCACGCCCGGCCCGGTCAATATCCTGATCCTCAGCTCCGGGGTCCATTACGGTTTTCGGCCCAGCCTGCGACTTGTTTTCGGCGCGACCAGCGGCTTTTGCCTGATATTGCTTCTGATCGGGTTGGGCCTGCATGAATTGCTGGTGATTTTTCCCAACCTGACGACAGTCATTCAATGGGCCGGGGTGGCGTTTTTGCTGTTCATGGCCTTCAAGCTTGCCACCACATCGGGCGAATTGGGCAAAACGCGCGCGGACAAGGGACCATCGATGATCACCGGCGCATTGCTGCAATGGGTTAACCCCAAGGCTTGGCTTGCCGCGGTTGCAGGCATGGGGGCCTATGCCGCCAATGGTGCGCCGGCACTGGTCTGGGAATTCACAGTGCTTTATTTCGCGGTCTGTTTTGCCTCGGTCGCCTGCTGGGCCTATGCCGGGGCGTTTCTCGGCCGATTTTTAAACGATGCCGCCCATATCCGTCTGTTTAACCGGATCATGGCATTGCTACTGGTCGCAAGTGCGGCCTATCTGATCATCACCTGA
- a CDS encoding YqaA family protein yields the protein MLFALFLSALTSATILPGTSEVALAALVASGDHAPWWLVVVATAGNVLGSCVNWGLGLYIDHFKDRRWFPVSPDALDRASDWFGKYGLWSLLLAWLPIIGDPLTLFAGVMRVRFLHFIVLVTIGKAARYAMIAGGAGWIANLLGSS from the coding sequence GTGCTTTTCGCCTTGTTCCTGTCGGCATTGACATCCGCCACCATCCTGCCCGGCACGTCCGAGGTGGCCTTGGCAGCTCTTGTCGCGTCGGGTGATCATGCGCCGTGGTGGCTGGTTGTCGTCGCGACGGCGGGGAATGTTCTGGGCTCGTGCGTCAACTGGGGGCTTGGGCTGTATATCGATCATTTCAAGGATCGGCGATGGTTCCCGGTATCGCCAGATGCCCTTGATCGTGCTTCAGACTGGTTTGGCAAATACGGGCTTTGGTCGCTTTTGCTGGCGTGGCTGCCGATAATCGGGGATCCGCTAACACTCTTTGCCGGTGTCATGCGGGTGCGCTTTTTGCACTTTATCGTGCTGGTGACGATTGGCAAGGCGGCACGATATGCAATGATTGCCGGTGGCGCGGGCTGGATCGCCAACCTACTTGGATCTTCATAA
- a CDS encoding putative quinol monooxygenase produces MTTKLTVLAIARAKPGKEAELGKQLLALVEPSRDEEGCISYDIHQSNEDPAIWMAYENWRSDEDLALHFETPYLRAFGALGDELLAEPVSIQKFTVKS; encoded by the coding sequence ATGACCACCAAGCTTACCGTTCTTGCCATCGCACGCGCCAAACCGGGCAAGGAAGCCGAACTTGGCAAACAGCTTCTGGCACTTGTCGAACCGTCGCGCGACGAAGAAGGTTGCATCAGTTACGATATTCATCAGTCCAACGAAGATCCGGCGATCTGGATGGCGTATGAAAACTGGCGCTCTGACGAAGACCTCGCCCTTCATTTTGAAACACCATACCTGCGCGCCTTTGGCGCCCTTGGCGATGAATTACTGGCAGAACCGGTCAGCATTCAGAAATTCACCGTTAAATCCTGA